TGATTTATTTCTGATGGTGATGACTTTAGACAATCTGTGCATTTCTATACCCTGAAAGGAAAGAGATACTTGATGTCTACTTCTACAACAAGAATCCTTTTAGTATTGTGTATTTAGAGGGAACTTACAGACGTGTGACGTGACTGTCTCTTTTCCTTTAGATGCCACTACAGCAATGTGGCTTTTTCCTTATTGGCCAACATCTTAGCCCCAAAGCTTACTGGCTCAGACTTTGAGAGCTGGGTGTCAGACAATGTTCTGGAGCGTCTCAGCATGGAGGACACTGGTTTCAACTTTACTCCAGCCATTGAGAGGCAGATGGCTGTGGGCGTGTACAGCGATGGCCAGCGGGCTCCCCTCTACAACCTCGGCTGGTACCGACCAGCAGGCCAGATGTATTCCACAGTGGCGGACATGGCCAAGCTCATGATGGCTCTTTTGGGTGCTTATGGTAGGACTCTGCTGCGCCAGGACACCCTGAACACCATGCTGAGCCCAGTCTTACGATGTCACAGCAGCTACTTTGCCAACTCTACTGGCACACCGTGGGAGATTAACGAGCAGTTTGGTTATGATGTGGTGAGGAAGGACGGGGACCTGGATGGTTACGCTGCCACCCTCTCCCTGGTGCCTCGGCTCAAACTGGGACTTGTAGTTCTGATGGCAGGGGTTCGGCCTACGGACCAGGACCTTGTGAGCCACGCATACAACATTCTCATCCCTGCAATAAAGAGCGCTTTCAGGGACGCTAAACAAACTCTCAGACCGCCACCCGACTCAGCCCCATATGTGGGCTTTTTCACTTACAGAAATATGACTTTCTATGAGATTAAGGTGGACTCAGACGGGGTGCTGGTCATACAGCAATTTGGTCCACAGGTGGACACAACTGTGCCATCCAAGTACCGAACTATTCAGCTGGATTACCTGCAGGACAGGGTCTTCAGGGTGGTGTTTGAGAGCCCATACCCTTGCAAGCTGAAGGTTAATAGCGCCTCAGTCTCCCTGGAGGCACAGGACAGGCAGCTCTTTAATTTTTACCTTTTCAACAAGAAAGGTTTATCACCAGGGTTTGATTCTCCAGGACTCAACACTTATTGGGTGACGAGGATCGCTGGCAGACCATACTTTAATTCATAAagacaggaacaggaggaggagggggggtctGAGGACAAATGCATATTATTATATGAAGAGCATGTTATTGTGTGCTCTTCTGGTCACCAATTCTATCATTTAGTTTTGTGTTTACTGTCTAAATGTTGGCTGAGGTGTGCTTGGTAAATGTCAGTGTGCCAGTATTCCTCCTCAACCTTTTAGTGCCTAGAGGGAAAAACACAATTGATTGGAATATGCTAAATAAAACTCATTATATAGTCGACAGTAACACAAGTGTTGATTAAGTTTTCTACATAATTGTAGACATGCAGTTAATACTGAGCTGACCTTAGAAATAGCAACTGACAAGCCTGCAATACACAACACCCCATATAAGTACACATTAAAACCATTCCTCTGGCCCTTCATCTCCATCTTCCTTACTTCAAATTCTCTGGGACAAGCTGGCATCCACTCCAGCAGCTGCTTTTAAGAACTGAACTTTCTGATTTCAAATGAAGTTAAATAACCAAAAACAAATAAGATTTGATTTATAATGACTTTGTAATTATATGGTTTGGAAGTGTTGGTACTTCAGTCATAATAACTTGGttcattcatataaaaaaaaaaaaaaatcactctagttatttgcattattattagttatataGTTACATTATTATTCATGTGAGGTCTAGTATTAAGTGTTTTATCTGACTATTACGATAAATTTTATCAACGAATGTTTCAGATACTTAATAAAAAATTCTATTGAACATCTTCATTCattactcattcattcattactcTACATTTTGCACACATCCTACAGGCAACCCTTTAATGACCCTGAAATGAGCTTTACTGGATTATTTAATTTGGTgattatttatttcacatttaattaacTGTTATACACGAATAATTCCCTCAAATAACTGAAATATTTCCAGTTCATCAGCACTGCACACtgcattttttcacattatctTACGAACTCGACTGGCCTCAAAACATGCTTTTTAACATTGATAAATGATATGAGGCATAAGCTGCAGCCTTTGGTTGATTGTGAGCAGGTCTCAGAGACTCAGAGGTCCTCTCTGACTTCTGTCAGACAGAGGAGCTACTGTTGGAGCTCCAAGCCTTTGTGAATCAGACCAAACACTTAAGAGTCAgttgtctttattttctcctAACTCTGCCAGTTAGGGGCTACTTTTTTGTGATTACAGGCTCTGCAGGCTTCATCAGCAAGCAATTTTCGATGCAAAGCACAGATCTTTATTTAAAAGTTCGAGTAGTCTTAACATTAATGGAAAACTGAGTAGGCTTATCAGTTTTAATAGCCATATTAGGAGTATGAACATTCCTGCAGTTCTGTCACCAACACTCTTCATTCATTGCAGAAGGTTGTGAATTTATGTTACAGACTGGAGCTGGAGTGTAGAGAAGGGAAACAAGAGGAAAGTGTCGCTGGAACTGGTTCCGAGATTAAAGAAACAATCAAGTGCTGAATCCGTTAGTTTAGCCACAGTAGGTCTGTTCCAGCAGCAAGGACTTCCACAGCACTGGTCTTGATTTGAAGCTTTAAGCTTACACACCCAGTGCCGTTTCTCagggaacccccccccccatcattcCTAACACTTAGCAGTGAGGACACAAACAGGACATGGTCAACGCCTTCACAAGCAGAATTACACACTTTAAAGACGAGGAAACATCAGTTTTCCAAACAGCAGATGGATACAGAGACTGGATGGTGAACATACTGCAACATTAAGCGGATatgaaacaggttttttttctcaagagttggtggagaccaaaacagagtaTATATTATAAGACCCCCAGAAAACCCCAGAATTCAACCAAACCTCCTGTCACAATATTGTGACAGTTTTCTGATGATTCTGACTTTGGAATGCTCTCTGGCTTTAAGCTGCTGTTTCATTGAATATTCTTATAACGGGTACAAAGTCATACACGAGAGGTTGGTTTTGCCTTCTGATGAATGTTTTTGATCTCACCTCACATCATTTTGAACAAGCTTCTCAAAACAGGCCTCTGATTCATTTTCCCTCGAGATGAAGAATGTACAGCTGTATCCTGAAAGTGATACATTGTTGTCCGACCACGTTGGAACTCAAAGTGTTTGGAGTTGTTTCGAATGTCGTGACAAAGTGTGACATAATGGTTAACAATGAAAATAGTAGTTAGTTACCCTTAGTGAATGGATTGGAACACTGTTCTAACACTTTAGCTCCTTTTTAACTGTAGTTTAACAAACTCGACTTCAAGGCATCCAACTATAAATTGCACCACTTTCTTATAAAGCTCTGCAGAGGCCATAAGGAAGCTGGTTTCTGGTGTTCCCCAGACCAGGTAGTTTGTGATGTACACCAGAAACCAAACCATATCACAGATAGCCTAAGGGCCCCATAAGTGACAAGGAAGTACTTGTATTTGTTTAATAAGCATTATGAAAAGTTTATAGAGGCTCTGTAAACCCGTTTCTCTGTAATGGAGTGATTGTATGTACGTCAAAATAACTGGAACAATTCAAATATCCTGTGACGTTCCCAGTTCCAGACCGAGCTCCTCGGCTAACAGTGTGTCGTTCCTTGTAGGAGGGAGACTTTCAGTTCTCCCTTGAGTCAGTGAAGGCTCTGGGGGCTCTAATGACTGGAGATGATTCGTCAGCTGAGCACCAGCTCCAACTAGTGGAGGCCAAAGCACTGCAGTGCGTTCTCCCCACGATCCACCTTCATCACTTATCATCATAGTTTTCTCTCCAAGTTAATGGCAGAAATCATGTAATACAGTGACACAACTACAAGTGAGTCCAACAGTCAGATGATCAGAAACAAACCAACAATTCATCCAGATTATCTAGTTCGTGGGGGTCAAGATGGACGGTTCCACTACATGAATATTCATGGTCTTCAGAAACTGAATTTAAACATGTTGGTGGTGACCCACTCGGACGCCTGCTGATGTTATCATCAAGTGACTGAGAAGTCACATGGTTCAACATTGGGGCCAGTGACACAGTAGACTCTTCACAGAATCAAGGCACACGTCTCACACTACGAGACATGGGCCCCCATCTCCCTCCTTctactttgttttcctctgtttgatgAAATAACTTtaatcactgcagcagctggctgACAGGTCAGTGGTTTGTCAATGACTGTGAAATAAGATATTAATTAAGGGCTCAAGAGAAAACCCCAAATATATGGACAGACAAGTGACAGAGTGATCTTCATAACACTACTAACACTAATAGTAATAGTAGCAGTGATACAGCACTGGCACAGCGTTGTTGAACTGTGCTTCTCATGAACTGTGCTACTTCTCATCTTAGAAGGTTTGTGAACATGGTTCCTGGTGACGGTCAGCAACAAAAGCTTTCAATGACCCCACTGGAGCTGCCTGCTGTTGGACGCTGGGCAGGTGGTGTACGCTGGCTTCATCAGCAGGCTGCTCCTCCTGGAAACAGGGCTGATGGGAGCGCCGACAACGATGAGACATTTCCAGTGCATCACAAACTggaaatctaatctaatctaatcccccccccccgcttTGTGGTTGTCTTGGACAGCAGAAACTTACAACATCTTGTCTGTAGTAATCTGTTCAGGTTGCACATTGGCACATGAAGAGGAAAAGATACTTGGGTTGTATCCACATAGCTGAGAGCAAAGGCAACAGCgaagtaaataaaatgtagcTTAAACTGCTCAGCTGGGCCCAGTTTCCTCCTTTCCACTCAATCGTGTATTGCTGGTTGatatgtttgcttttttatgAAGTGCTTAGATATAAAGCACAGGAGCTCTAATGATCATAGATTAACTTGTGGGAGTGGGACaatatatgtgtttttattaataaattgtATCAGTCATTGTAATATATTTCGCACTTCGCCTTTGTACCACCAGAGAGCACCTAAGTACTTCCACAATTACACATTCATTTGGTGAGAAACTCACtgatattttgtaaaaaaaaaaaaaaaaaaaaagaagttagtATTCCTATGTAATTACTCTCAGAAATAAGTGTCTTGGCATTGGAACGTGCTTGTCCAGTTATGTTAATGACAGCAGGAGTAACTCTGCAGACCTCAGGAAACGGGGCTCTGGACATTGGAAATCATCACTGTAATCCCCAAAGTGTAAAGACTAGTatattttactaaataaaaTGGCAGGCACCTCCCTTTCATGCCAAAAACTCAGGGATAAGGACGCAGGGCAAAGAGAGTGCAGAATGAGAGCCAGCTGCTACAGTTTCTGGATCATGACCTGGAATTTACCTGCAGAGATACAAACGACAGACAGAGAAGCCCTGCGTTAGTGCACTCTTTATTCTacatcagaaataaaaactacataGAAAGGGAGCAGAACCAGATCTCGATTTAGCGTTTGTGGACACATTACTTCATTTGCTTGGCTTGATACAGCCACTTTCATGCTCTGTCCCTCGCTGTCTCATCGCCTGAATAGTGACAAAGCCACTCCTTAatgagaaatataaaaataaaaacacagccgCTGTAGGTTCACTGCTGCCTCTACACAGTGGATACAGGCTTTTATCCATTTTCCAGCTCAGAGACAGAAGCCACATtttgtggacacacacagacctctgcAAAGTCTATTTTCACATGGCTGAATAATCTGCTTGTTGATACCATTGATAAACATCTGTGGCCATCACACAGGAGCAGGAATGACACGAGCACTTTGAAATTAAGAATAAGCATTTTTAATCAGGTTTCTTAGCAACTGTAACTTCATTAAATATTCACAAAGGACACAACAAAACTGTTGTGTGGGAACAAAAGAGCATGCCCCTCCTGAGCCTTACTAATAATTGTTTGGACCCTCCCCTTGACTTGTACTCATTATCTGAGAGTAGCATGGTTACTGCCCAGCGCCTGTGCATTGTGTACGGTGTGTCTTTGGATGGGAGGAGCTGTGGCATCAGGCCAGCCAGGAACAC
This sequence is a window from Pempheris klunzingeri isolate RE-2024b chromosome 11, fPemKlu1.hap1, whole genome shotgun sequence. Protein-coding genes within it:
- the lactbl1a gene encoding putative beta-lactamase-like 1; this encodes MRVKWTMLGMVVFFLLSVVMTCCFIWQYRMTKLKTEVLVKTATAEEMCPRFPEPVPLKHPIASLRTALEKIDALLRTSIHSTKLPAISATVVLNDSILWNGNFGKKNISDPSSSAPNEYTVYRIASVSKIFPTLMLYKLWEDGLVDSLDDPLQKYSDNFTIKNPLGRSGTLNNHSPALTLRRMASQLSGLPRRLRSTNLLWSGETEAALKLLQDDVLVADPGTKCHYSNVAFSLLANILAPKLTGSDFESWVSDNVLERLSMEDTGFNFTPAIERQMAVGVYSDGQRAPLYNLGWYRPAGQMYSTVADMAKLMMALLGAYGRTLLRQDTLNTMLSPVLRCHSSYFANSTGTPWEINEQFGYDVVRKDGDLDGYAATLSLVPRLKLGLVVLMAGVRPTDQDLVSHAYNILIPAIKSAFRDAKQTLRPPPDSAPYVGFFTYRNMTFYEIKVDSDGVLVIQQFGPQVDTTVPSKYRTIQLDYLQDRVFRVVFESPYPCKLKVNSASVSLEAQDRQLFNFYLFNKKGLSPGFDSPGLNTYWVTRIAGRPYFNS